In Dasypus novemcinctus isolate mDasNov1 chromosome 10, mDasNov1.1.hap2, whole genome shotgun sequence, one DNA window encodes the following:
- the LOC131280128 gene encoding leucine-rich repeat and calponin homology domain-containing protein 1-like, producing MKSAEALELQDSALNGQIQLETLPGCEVQNDLTLQSNGSQCSPNEVRENSPAESPTTESTTPFGLKPPSGTNMGQL from the exons ATGAAATCGGCAGAAGCCTTAGAATTACAAGATTCTGCACTGAA TGGTCAGATTCAGCTGGAGACGTTGCcagggtgtgag GTGCAAAACGATCTCACATTGCAGAGTAATGGCAGTCAGTGTTCTCCAAATGAG GTGAGAGAGAACTCACCTGCAGAATCTCCTACCACAGAGAGCACCACTCCCTTTGGCCTGAAGCCTCCATCAG GCACAAACATGGGACAGCTCTAG